A stretch of Mesoplodon densirostris isolate mMesDen1 chromosome 7, mMesDen1 primary haplotype, whole genome shotgun sequence DNA encodes these proteins:
- the LOC132494113 gene encoding olfactory receptor 9Q1-like, which yields MRTEPRKRKSEPLIVLGNSGFPNLLLILAFSVASGFIAEKNLTLVTKFLLMAFIDCPEWALPLFLLFLFIYLITLLGNFGIIILIRVDLQLHTPMYFLLSHLSFMDICYSFVTVPLMLAVLLEHRAALSYTLCAAQFFLFTFFGSTDCYLLALMAYGRYMAMCQPLLYVTIMRRKARLGFVCVCVGRAYVAGVFSVLVWKVSAFTLSFCGTNEIDFILCDLPPLLKITCGDSYTQEVVIIVFAISVIPACMVVILVSYLLIILAIMRIPSAGGQAKTFWTCAPHLTAVSLFFGTLIFMYLRDNSGQSSEEDRVVSVFYITVIPTLNPLIYSLRNKEVKEALRKILNRARLS from the exons ATGAGAACAGAGCCACGCAAACGCAAGAGTGAGCCCTTGATTGTCCTTGGAAATTCTGGG TTCCCTAACTTGCTTCTCATCCTAGCCTTCTCAGTTGCCTCTGGCTTCATAGCAGAGAAGAACCTCACCTTGGTGACCAAATTCCTCCTCATGGCATTCATTGACTGTCCTGAATGGGCACTACCTCTCTTCCTCCTGTTTCTATTTATCTATCTCATCACCCTGTTGGGGAACTTTGGCATAATTATCCTGATCCGCGTGGATCTGCAACTCCACACCCCCATGTACTTCCTTCTGAGTCACCTCTCATTCATGGACATCTGCTACTCGTTCGTCACTGTGCCTCTGATGCTGGCTGTGTTGCTGGAGCACAGGGCCGCTTTATCCTACACACTCTGTGCTGCCCAGTTCTTTCTCTTCACCTTCTTTGGCTCCACTGACTGCTACCTCCTGGCCCTCATGGCCTATGGCCGCTACATGGCCATGTGCCAACCCCTGCTTTATGTCACTATCATGAGGAGGAAGGCCCGgttgggttttgtgtgtgtgtgtgttgggagggcTTACGTTGCTGGTGTCTTCAGCGTCTTGGTGTGGAAGGTCTCAGCTTTCACGCTCTCCTTTTGTGGAACCAATGAGATTGACTTCATTTTATGTGACCTCCCTCCTCTCTTAAAGATAACCTGTGGGGACAGCTACACTCAGGAAGTGGTAATTATTGTGTTTGCCATTTCTGTCATCCCTGCCTGCATGGTGGTGATTTTGGTGTCCTACCTGCTCatcatcttggctattatgaggATTCCCTCTGCAGGAGGCCAGGCCAAGACTTTCTGGACGTGTGCCCCTCACCTCACTGCAGTGTCACTCTTCTTTGGGACCCTCATCTTCATGTATCTGAGAGATAACTCTGGCCAGTCCTCGGAGGAGGACCGGGTGGTGTCTGTGTTTTACATAACAGTGATCCCCACGTTGAACCCTCTCATCTATAGCCTGAGGAACAAGGAAGTGAAGGAGGCTCTGAGGAAAATTCTCAACAGAGCCAGGTTGTCTTAG